In the Clostridia bacterium genome, one interval contains:
- the uvrA gene encoding excinuclease ABC subunit UvrA encodes MAKDKIIIKGAREHNLKNIDIEIPRDKFVVVTGLSGSGKSSLAFDTIYAEGQRRYVESLSAYARQFLGQMEKPDVDYIEGLSPAISIDQKTTNRNPRSTVGTVTEIYDYLRLLFARIGTPHCHVCGKEITQQTVDQMVDYIKTLEPGTKVQLMAPVIRGKKGEHQKLLEDIKKSGYVRARIDGETMDLNEEVKLEKNKKHTIEVIVDRVVVKEGASKRLTDSLETVLKLSGGTALIDIVGKEERLFSQNFACVECGISIEDPAPRMFSFNSPFGKCPVCDGLGELRRIDPDLVIPDRTKSIAEGAIEPWRNFDEDTWYYNILDAASRHYGFSMDSPVCELDEKIVDMLLNGNGGEKIKVRYEREYGKGEVMVSIEGVVNNLDRRYKETKSDYMRNEIEKYMSSIPCPDCKGTRLRKESLAIKIGGLSIAEVCDMSIYKIKDFFDQVQLSEKHKLISKLVLKEVRDRLEFLLNVGLEYLTLSRTAGTLSGGEAQRIRLATQIGSSLVGVLYILDEPSIGLHQRDNDKLLKTLRNLTNLGNTLLVVEHDEDTMHAADYIIDMGPGAGVHGGEVVAAGSLDTILACEESITGQYLSGKKVIPVPEKRRKPNGKWLEIKGANENNLKNLDVKIPLGVFTCVTGVSGSGKSTLVNEILYKELAHRLYRSRQKAGEHKSIKGLEHIDKVIDIDQSPIGRTPRSNPATYTGVFDIIREVFSSTPEAKMRGYKNGRFSFNVRGGRCEACKGDGIIKIEMQFLPDVYVPCEVCKGKRYNRETLEVRYKGKNISDVLDMTVEDALGFFENIPRVQKKIQTLYDVGLGYVKLGQPSTELSGGEAQRIKLAYELSKRSTGKTVYILDEPTTGLHIADIHKLLGILDRLVDAGNSIIVIEHNLDVIKRSDYIIDLGPEGGDRGGTIIGQGTPEDICKIDASYTGHFLTKILDRDKGRFE; translated from the coding sequence ATGGCTAAGGATAAAATCATTATTAAGGGTGCCAGAGAGCATAACCTTAAAAACATAGATATAGAAATACCAAGGGACAAGTTTGTCGTAGTGACAGGCTTAAGCGGCTCCGGTAAGTCTTCACTTGCTTTTGACACAATATATGCGGAGGGACAGAGGCGCTATGTGGAGTCTCTTTCCGCCTATGCAAGGCAGTTCCTGGGGCAGATGGAGAAGCCCGATGTGGATTATATAGAGGGTCTGTCTCCGGCCATATCCATAGATCAGAAGACTACCAACAGGAATCCTCGTTCCACGGTGGGTACTGTAACAGAAATATATGACTATCTTAGACTTCTTTTTGCAAGGATAGGGACACCTCACTGCCATGTGTGCGGCAAAGAAATAACTCAGCAGACAGTGGATCAGATGGTTGATTATATTAAAACTCTTGAGCCGGGAACGAAGGTACAGCTCATGGCCCCTGTTATCAGAGGGAAGAAGGGGGAGCACCAGAAGCTTCTGGAGGATATAAAAAAGAGCGGATATGTAAGGGCGAGAATTGACGGTGAGACTATGGATCTTAATGAGGAAGTCAAGCTGGAAAAGAATAAAAAGCATACTATTGAAGTAATTGTTGACAGAGTAGTAGTAAAGGAAGGCGCCAGTAAAAGGCTGACCGATTCTTTGGAGACAGTCCTGAAGCTTTCCGGAGGTACAGCACTTATTGATATAGTAGGTAAAGAGGAAAGACTGTTCAGCCAGAACTTCGCATGTGTAGAATGTGGAATAAGCATAGAGGATCCCGCCCCAAGGATGTTCTCCTTCAACAGTCCCTTCGGGAAATGCCCTGTATGTGACGGTTTGGGGGAGCTCCGCAGGATAGACCCCGATCTTGTAATACCTGACAGGACAAAATCAATAGCTGAGGGAGCCATAGAGCCTTGGAGGAATTTTGACGAAGATACCTGGTATTACAATATATTAGATGCAGCGTCCAGACACTATGGTTTTAGCATGGACTCTCCTGTCTGTGAATTGGATGAAAAGATTGTAGACATGTTGTTAAACGGCAACGGCGGAGAAAAGATAAAAGTAAGGTATGAGAGGGAGTACGGCAAGGGAGAAGTGATGGTGTCCATTGAGGGGGTCGTGAACAACCTTGATAGACGCTACAAGGAGACCAAGTCTGATTACATGAGGAATGAAATAGAAAAATACATGTCTTCCATACCTTGTCCCGATTGTAAGGGGACCAGGCTCAGGAAAGAAAGTCTTGCGATTAAGATAGGCGGTCTTTCAATTGCTGAGGTATGTGATATGTCTATTTATAAAATAAAGGACTTTTTTGATCAGGTTCAGCTCTCGGAAAAACACAAGTTAATATCCAAGTTGGTTTTAAAAGAAGTAAGGGATCGTCTGGAGTTCCTTCTAAATGTGGGCTTGGAGTATCTTACACTTTCCCGTACGGCAGGAACCTTGTCAGGGGGAGAGGCTCAGAGAATAAGGCTTGCAACACAAATAGGCTCAAGTCTTGTCGGAGTATTGTATATACTTGACGAACCCAGTATAGGGCTTCATCAGAGGGATAACGACAAGCTTCTGAAAACGCTCCGCAATCTTACGAACCTGGGAAATACTCTGCTGGTAGTAGAGCATGACGAGGATACAATGCATGCAGCAGATTATATTATAGATATGGGGCCGGGGGCTGGAGTCCACGGAGGCGAGGTTGTAGCAGCAGGATCTCTCGACACTATATTAGCCTGTGAAGAATCCATCACAGGACAGTATCTGAGTGGTAAAAAAGTAATCCCTGTACCTGAGAAGCGGAGAAAACCCAATGGCAAATGGCTTGAAATAAAAGGGGCTAATGAGAATAACCTTAAGAACCTGGATGTCAAAATACCCTTGGGAGTTTTTACCTGTGTAACGGGGGTATCCGGTTCTGGAAAAAGCACTCTGGTCAATGAGATACTGTATAAAGAGCTTGCACATAGGCTATACAGATCGAGGCAGAAGGCGGGAGAGCATAAAAGCATAAAAGGATTGGAGCATATTGACAAGGTTATCGACATAGACCAATCACCTATAGGAAGAACACCCAGGTCTAACCCTGCTACCTATACGGGGGTCTTTGATATTATAAGAGAAGTGTTCTCCTCAACTCCTGAGGCAAAAATGAGAGGCTACAAGAACGGCAGGTTCAGCTTCAATGTAAGAGGTGGAAGGTGTGAGGCCTGTAAGGGTGACGGAATCATTAAGATTGAGATGCAGTTCTTACCAGATGTGTATGTTCCATGCGAGGTATGCAAGGGCAAGAGATATAACAGGGAGACACTGGAGGTAAGGTATAAGGGAAAGAATATTTCTGATGTACTGGACATGACAGTGGAGGATGCCCTTGGATTCTTTGAGAATATACCAAGAGTGCAGAAAAAGATTCAGACCTTGTATGATGTAGGCTTAGGATATGTTAAGCTGGGGCAGCCTTCGACAGAGTTGTCCGGTGGAGAAGCTCAGAGGATAAAGCTGGCCTATGAGCTTTCAAAAAGAAGCACGGGTAAGACGGTGTATATTTTGGATGAGCCTACCACAGGCCTTCATATTGCGGATATACACAAGCTGCTTGGAATACTTGACAGACTTGTGGATGCAGGCAACAGCATCATTGTAATAGAACATAACCTGGATGTGATAAAAAGGTCAGATTATATTATAGACCTTGGCCCGGAAGGCGGAGACAGAGGTGGTACAATTATAGGACAAGGTACCCCTGAGGATATATGCAAAATTGATGCTTCATACACCGGACACTTCCTGACGAAGATACTTGACAGGGATAAAGGCAGGTTCGAGTAA
- a CDS encoding helix-turn-helix domain-containing protein — protein sequence MADMRILLEQAAEITNKRIAVIMQNESIVYPEGSALGITYEEACKEAGKNYKGCNIYRLDVGGNKHFVCISSDKYYESETTNLVMLLLGAATESDGSTATFLKKAVEGKYDEAELAKLEENLKSYLPGYMLLVDDFGDYKNEVLEILINTMDIRARLEYGNRIIAVANEENIIEACSSFVKNVLSELLIECKVVLGGSAVCAKELQGMYGNCIEALCLKQIYGLGDSVLDYEGMYGYRIAHNLDPKLKEFISRRVFTPEFKEMLNGELGITIEEFFKNNLNLTDTAAKLYIHRNTLLYRLDKINKSTGFDIKKFEDSWLFKLAWMIHKEKRKE from the coding sequence ATGGCTGACATGAGGATACTGCTTGAACAGGCGGCAGAAATAACAAATAAGAGAATAGCTGTTATAATGCAGAATGAGAGTATAGTTTATCCAGAGGGTTCTGCCCTGGGCATAACCTATGAAGAGGCATGCAAAGAAGCAGGAAAAAACTATAAAGGCTGCAATATATATAGGTTAGATGTTGGTGGAAACAAACATTTTGTATGTATCAGCTCGGACAAGTACTATGAATCAGAAACCACCAATTTGGTAATGCTGCTTTTGGGTGCAGCAACAGAAAGCGATGGTTCTACTGCGACATTCCTAAAGAAAGCGGTAGAAGGCAAATATGATGAAGCTGAGCTTGCAAAGCTGGAAGAGAATTTGAAGTCCTATTTGCCGGGATATATGCTGCTCGTTGATGATTTTGGGGATTATAAGAATGAGGTTCTTGAAATCCTGATAAACACAATGGATATTAGAGCAAGACTCGAATATGGCAATAGGATAATCGCTGTTGCTAATGAGGAAAATATTATTGAAGCGTGCAGCAGCTTCGTAAAGAACGTATTGAGCGAACTATTGATTGAATGTAAGGTAGTTTTAGGTGGAAGCGCAGTTTGTGCAAAAGAGCTGCAAGGGATGTACGGTAACTGCATAGAGGCATTATGCCTGAAGCAAATATACGGCTTGGGGGACAGCGTCCTGGATTACGAGGGCATGTATGGCTACAGGATAGCACACAATCTGGATCCAAAGCTTAAGGAATTCATAAGCAGGAGAGTATTCACACCTGAATTCAAGGAGATGCTGAACGGGGAGCTGGGAATTACTATAGAAGAGTTTTTTAAGAATAACCTGAATCTTACAGATACAGCTGCAAAGCTATATATTCACAGGAACACTCTGCTTTACAGACTTGACAAGATAAATAAAAGCACAGGCTTTGATATTAAGAAGTTTGAGGACAGCTGGCTTTTCAAGCTGGCATGGATGATACATAAGGAGAAAAGAAAAGAATAA
- the uvrC gene encoding excinuclease ABC subunit UvrC yields the protein MLSLDDKLKNLPENPGVYIMLDEYNEIIYVGKAINLKNRVRQYFQSSKNQHPKVAAMVERITDLEYIITDSELEALILECNLIKKHRPKYNIMLKDDKHYPYIKMTINEEYPRLLIVREIKKDGAKYFGPYTDVTAVNRTIELMKSLFPIRYCNKNISKIMGKERPCLNYHIKKCVAPCQGNVSKEQYRELIDSMIMMLEGKQEEVLKRLEKKMHEAAEDLDFEKAAEIRDNMNSLIKIAEKQKIISSAPVDQDIIAFAVDQSESCIQVFFVRGGKLIGREHFIIEDTKLSDSKEILSSFIKQFYESDTLIPKEIILQEEIDELSIIERWLSDKRGGRVKLIVPQRGEKQKLIEMVSKNAEDTLRLIVEKQKSDEERTMGACKELKDILGLADIPVRIEAFDISHLQGVLNVGSMIVFEKGKPNNRNYRRFRIKSVEGANDYESMREIMERRFIHGIKERDELTAEGKDLELGKFSVFPDLIMLDGGLGQINAVLPVIKEYASSIPVCGMVKDDKHRTRGLIYGGEEIAIPINSKAFRLITNIQDEAHRFAINYHKSLRSKTIVESALDGIPGIGPARRTALLKHFGSLKNIKRAALEEISEVEGMNKKTAEVVFNFFKS from the coding sequence ATGTTATCTTTGGACGATAAGCTTAAGAATCTCCCGGAGAACCCCGGGGTATATATAATGCTCGATGAATATAATGAAATAATATATGTCGGCAAGGCAATAAACCTGAAGAACAGAGTAAGACAGTACTTCCAATCCTCAAAGAACCAGCATCCCAAGGTTGCCGCCATGGTTGAGAGAATAACGGATCTGGAATACATTATAACCGACTCAGAGCTAGAGGCGCTTATACTGGAGTGTAATCTCATAAAAAAACATCGTCCTAAATACAATATCATGCTTAAAGATGATAAGCACTACCCGTATATAAAAATGACAATAAACGAGGAATACCCCAGATTGCTTATTGTGAGGGAGATTAAGAAGGACGGGGCAAAATATTTTGGGCCTTATACCGATGTCACTGCTGTAAACAGAACCATTGAACTTATGAAAAGCTTATTTCCTATAAGATACTGCAACAAAAACATCAGCAAGATAATGGGCAAGGAGAGACCTTGTCTCAATTACCACATAAAGAAATGCGTTGCTCCATGCCAGGGGAATGTCAGCAAAGAACAATACAGGGAACTGATTGACTCAATGATAATGATGCTGGAAGGTAAGCAGGAGGAGGTTTTGAAGCGGCTGGAAAAGAAAATGCACGAAGCGGCTGAGGACCTGGATTTTGAAAAGGCGGCTGAAATCAGGGATAATATGAACTCTCTGATAAAGATAGCTGAAAAGCAGAAAATCATATCCTCTGCACCGGTTGACCAAGATATTATAGCCTTTGCAGTGGATCAATCAGAGTCCTGCATACAGGTTTTCTTTGTTAGAGGTGGAAAGCTTATCGGAAGAGAGCATTTCATTATTGAGGATACCAAGCTGAGCGATTCCAAGGAGATATTGAGCAGCTTCATAAAACAGTTCTATGAATCGGATACCCTTATACCGAAGGAAATAATTCTCCAGGAAGAGATTGATGAATTAAGCATCATAGAACGTTGGCTGAGCGATAAAAGAGGAGGCCGCGTCAAGCTGATCGTACCGCAGAGGGGAGAAAAGCAGAAGCTTATTGAAATGGTAAGCAAGAATGCGGAGGACACCTTAAGACTCATTGTAGAAAAGCAGAAAAGCGATGAAGAGAGGACAATGGGGGCTTGCAAAGAACTGAAGGATATACTGGGACTCGCAGATATTCCGGTGCGGATTGAAGCTTTTGATATTTCGCACCTTCAGGGAGTCCTGAATGTCGGGTCCATGATAGTTTTTGAAAAGGGCAAACCCAACAACAGGAACTACAGACGATTCAGGATAAAATCCGTGGAAGGTGCAAATGATTATGAGAGCATGCGAGAAATAATGGAGAGAAGATTTATCCACGGCATCAAGGAGAGGGATGAGCTGACTGCAGAAGGCAAGGACTTGGAGCTAGGCAAATTTTCAGTATTCCCGGACCTTATTATGCTGGATGGAGGTTTAGGGCAGATAAATGCTGTATTGCCGGTGATTAAGGAGTATGCGTCCAGCATACCTGTGTGTGGAATGGTTAAGGATGACAAGCACAGAACCAGGGGGCTGATTTATGGTGGCGAAGAAATCGCAATACCCATTAATTCCAAGGCTTTCAGGCTTATAACCAATATTCAGGATGAAGCTCACAGATTTGCAATTAACTATCATAAGAGCTTAAGGAGCAAAACAATTGTAGAATCGGCATTGGATGGCATACCTGGAATAGGGCCTGCCAGAAGAACAGCGCTTCTGAAGCATTTTGGCAGTCTGAAAAATATTAAGAGGGCTGCTTTGGAAGAAATAAGTGAAGTTGAGGGCATGAACAAAAAAACAGCAGAAGTTGTATTTAATTTTTTTAAATCATAA
- a CDS encoding coenzyme F420-0:L-glutamate ligase: MTEVKSTKKEKKPIIEYNGKKYIRIPVKTHVITREDSIVDVVKKYAQETVKEKDIVFISEKAVAITQGRAYPMSEIKPRPLAKLLSKYVTKTPSGIGLGIPETMEMALRECGVLRIIFAAVVSFLGKLIGRKGDFYRVAGYKASSIDGPTPNTLPPYNKYVVLGPANPDEIAKKISEGIKAEVAIVDINDLGGNILGTSKPTMDRKALVGILRDNPLGQGSEQTPMGIIRSAAE; this comes from the coding sequence ATGACTGAGGTTAAGAGCACAAAGAAAGAAAAGAAACCGATAATCGAATATAATGGAAAGAAGTACATAAGGATACCGGTAAAGACACACGTGATAACCAGGGAAGACAGCATTGTCGACGTTGTGAAAAAATATGCCCAGGAAACTGTAAAGGAAAAGGATATAGTATTTATCAGCGAAAAGGCGGTTGCAATTACACAGGGCAGGGCTTATCCCATGAGCGAGATTAAACCAAGGCCATTGGCAAAGCTCCTCTCAAAATATGTAACAAAGACTCCCTCGGGTATTGGTCTTGGAATACCGGAGACTATGGAAATGGCACTGAGAGAATGCGGCGTACTGAGAATTATTTTTGCTGCAGTTGTTAGCTTTTTAGGAAAGCTAATCGGGCGCAAAGGGGACTTCTACAGGGTAGCCGGCTACAAAGCTTCTTCAATAGACGGTCCTACGCCTAATACATTGCCGCCGTATAACAAATATGTTGTACTTGGACCGGCAAACCCGGACGAAATAGCAAAAAAGATAAGCGAGGGCATAAAAGCAGAAGTTGCAATAGTGGATATTAACGATTTAGGCGGGAATATTCTAGGAACCTCAAAACCGACCATGGATAGGAAAGCTTTAGTTGGAATACTGAGGGATAACCCTTTGGGGCAGGGCAGTGAGCAGACACCTATGGGGATAATAAGAAGCGCTGCAGAATAG
- a CDS encoding PspC domain-containing protein has translation MYKKLYKSRTVKTIAGVCGGLEEYFNIDVTIIRLVWVALTIATGIFPGVFAYVAAALIIPDEPVGYSKDYSSSQNPEYKIDKDEQ, from the coding sequence ATGTATAAAAAATTATATAAATCCAGAACAGTCAAAACAATAGCAGGTGTATGCGGAGGTTTAGAGGAATATTTCAATATTGATGTTACTATAATAAGACTTGTTTGGGTTGCGCTTACAATTGCTACAGGTATATTTCCCGGGGTATTCGCTTATGTGGCTGCAGCACTTATAATCCCTGATGAGCCTGTCGGATATAGCAAGGACTATAGCTCAAGCCAGAACCCGGAATACAAGATTGATAAAGACGAGCAATAA
- a CDS encoding phosphatase, producing the protein MKFLVDTHCHTISSGHAYSTISEVAETAGEKGLKLIAMTDHGPAMPGGPSILHIGNLRIIPDYIKGVRVLKGVEANIMDFDGGLDLPEKYLKNLEIVIASFHDVCIAPGSVEENTRALIGAMKNPNVNIIAHPGNPYYPIDIDRLIQCAYDTGTLIEINNSSFIGSRLGSAENCRSIAAKAKEKGIKLVAGSDCHICYDVGKFNKVEEIFEDIGMPEELVINTDPQKLIDYLNKNGRKVSL; encoded by the coding sequence TTGAAGTTCTTAGTGGATACTCATTGTCATACCATATCAAGTGGTCATGCATACAGCACAATCTCAGAAGTTGCTGAAACGGCGGGAGAAAAAGGTTTGAAGCTTATAGCAATGACCGATCACGGACCTGCCATGCCGGGAGGTCCTTCAATATTACATATAGGCAACTTGAGGATTATACCTGATTATATCAAAGGTGTAAGAGTACTTAAGGGTGTAGAGGCCAATATTATGGATTTTGACGGCGGTCTTGATTTGCCTGAAAAATACTTGAAAAACCTGGAGATAGTCATTGCCTCCTTCCATGATGTGTGTATAGCTCCGGGAAGTGTGGAGGAGAATACAAGGGCACTTATCGGGGCAATGAAAAACCCCAATGTGAATATCATAGCGCATCCGGGTAACCCCTATTATCCCATTGACATAGACAGGCTTATACAGTGTGCTTACGATACTGGAACATTAATAGAAATAAACAACAGTTCCTTTATAGGAAGCCGCTTGGGAAGTGCTGAAAACTGCAGAAGCATAGCAGCCAAAGCTAAGGAAAAGGGTATTAAATTGGTAGCAGGCAGCGATTGTCACATTTGCTACGATGTAGGGAAATTCAATAAGGTTGAAGAGATATTCGAAGATATTGGGATGCCGGAAGAGCTTGTCATAAACACTGACCCTCAGAAGCTTATTGACTATCTGAATAAAAATGGCAGAAAGGTAAGTTTATAG
- a CDS encoding sugar ABC transporter substrate-binding protein gives MTFKRAFTLFLCAILAVYIFAGPSLLERMKSDYKKSLEPIHKNTEWTGVITLWDYPRLDIRNGTRFSWIKSKIRQFEKQNPGVYIEFRELDWKDGPTFLKAAAKTGANPDIAPIGSDYFFMSKGYLEELDSFISLAEKADIIDSILDTATYNGKIYGIPWMMTGYTMLLNTDKFNERNISLPENGEWTYEQFVEALKQLTYDSSGRGKPNVFGFNSFVEPGYYNTFGLIMSDGAQIIDEATGKYIFNTPEALSGLTKLCDLKFKYKVTHPGFGTMNENQAWSTFLNGEAAVYIGGSWTVPLLRNSQDSSGISFAVAKYPAGKSDVPLSISSTTCSYAVFKQKEAGKRKVCTDFIKFITAAETQSELANFGYFPVRKSGKHLYENDKELYTIQQSLYFAEQLPKVNNWSEIDLILQTKIKEALQGDISPEQALKDAERLIEQRR, from the coding sequence ATGACCTTTAAAAGAGCCTTTACTCTTTTTTTATGCGCTATTTTAGCAGTTTATATATTTGCAGGGCCATCTTTGCTGGAACGGATGAAAAGCGATTATAAGAAAAGTCTGGAGCCAATACATAAAAATACAGAATGGACAGGTGTAATAACCTTATGGGACTACCCCAGGCTTGATATAAGAAATGGAACCCGTTTCAGCTGGATTAAGAGCAAGATCAGGCAGTTTGAGAAGCAGAACCCGGGAGTGTATATTGAATTCCGGGAGTTGGACTGGAAGGACGGTCCTACCTTTCTGAAGGCTGCTGCAAAGACCGGAGCAAATCCTGATATTGCCCCAATAGGCAGTGATTATTTTTTCATGTCCAAGGGGTACTTGGAGGAACTGGACAGTTTCATAAGCCTTGCGGAAAAGGCTGACATCATAGACAGCATACTTGATACCGCAACCTATAATGGTAAAATCTATGGAATACCCTGGATGATGACAGGCTATACGATGCTTCTGAATACAGATAAATTTAATGAGAGAAATATCAGTCTTCCGGAAAACGGGGAATGGACCTATGAGCAGTTCGTAGAAGCTTTAAAACAGCTTACCTATGACAGCAGCGGCAGGGGCAAACCTAATGTATTCGGCTTCAACTCCTTTGTGGAGCCCGGCTATTATAACACCTTCGGGTTGATAATGAGCGACGGTGCGCAAATAATAGATGAAGCAACAGGAAAGTATATCTTCAACACCCCGGAGGCCTTGTCAGGACTCACTAAGCTGTGTGACCTCAAATTCAAATATAAAGTTACCCATCCTGGCTTTGGAACCATGAACGAAAACCAAGCCTGGTCCACGTTTTTGAATGGAGAAGCGGCGGTTTATATAGGAGGTTCCTGGACTGTACCGCTGCTCAGAAATTCTCAGGACAGCAGCGGAATAAGCTTTGCGGTAGCTAAGTATCCTGCCGGGAAGTCAGATGTACCTTTGTCGATAAGCTCGACGACATGCTCATATGCTGTTTTTAAGCAGAAGGAGGCCGGGAAAAGGAAGGTTTGTACTGATTTTATAAAATTCATCACCGCTGCAGAGACACAAAGCGAATTGGCCAATTTCGGGTATTTTCCGGTCAGAAAATCAGGGAAACATCTGTACGAAAATGACAAAGAGTTGTATACTATACAGCAGAGCTTATATTTTGCTGAACAGCTGCCAAAAGTGAATAACTGGAGTGAAATCGACCTTATATTGCAGACTAAGATAAAAGAAGCACTGCAGGGGGATATTAGCCCGGAGCAAGCTCTGAAGGATGCCGAAAGGCTAATTGAACAACGCAGATGA
- the uvrB gene encoding excinuclease ABC subunit UvrB has translation MDRFKLVSDYVPTGDQPEAIEKLTKGILAGDRYQTLLGVTGSGKTFTVANVIEKVQKPTLVLAHNKTLAAQLCEEFKEFFPDNCVEYFVSYYDYYQPEAYVARSDTYIEKEADINDEIDKLRHSATAALFERKDVIIVASVSCIYGLGDPEDYRSLVLSLRKGMVKDRDEVLRKLIDIQYDRNDINFVRGTFRVRGDIVDIFPAASSDKAIRVEYFGDEIERILEIDSLTGNIIGERQHAYIYPASHFATTQAKLEAAINTIEIELEQRVKELKEQDKLVEAQRLLQRTNYDIEMMKEVGYCSGIENYSRHISGRPPGSAPFTLLDFFPEDYLLVVDESHVSIPQVRGMYFGDRARKESLVDYGFRLPSAFDNRPLNFEEFEQRLNQVLYISATPAKYELERSARVAEQIIRPTGLVDPEIEVKPVKGQIDHLIGEVHERVQKNQRILVTTLTKKMAEDLTAYMKELDIRVRYLHSDILTMERMKILRSLRLGEFDVLVGINLLREGLDLPEVSLVAILDADKEGFLRSETSLIQTIGRAARNVDGKVMMYADKITESMKKAISETNRRRRIQIDYNEEHGIEPQTIRKAIHDVIEATTVAEESAKYGVKDDIEHLRKEDIVRLISALEEEMKDCARAMQYERAAELRDKIVELRQKVKK, from the coding sequence ATGGATAGGTTTAAGCTTGTATCAGATTACGTGCCTACGGGGGACCAGCCAGAGGCAATTGAAAAGCTGACAAAAGGAATATTGGCAGGAGACAGGTATCAGACGCTGCTCGGGGTAACAGGCTCGGGAAAAACCTTTACTGTTGCCAATGTCATCGAGAAGGTTCAGAAACCCACTCTTGTGCTGGCACACAATAAAACTCTGGCAGCTCAATTATGCGAAGAGTTTAAAGAATTCTTCCCCGATAATTGTGTAGAATACTTTGTCAGCTACTACGATTATTACCAGCCGGAAGCTTATGTTGCTCGTTCTGATACTTATATAGAAAAAGAAGCGGATATAAATGATGAGATTGATAAGCTGAGACACTCAGCGACAGCTGCGTTGTTTGAAAGAAAAGATGTTATAATTGTTGCCAGCGTTTCCTGCATATACGGCCTTGGAGATCCTGAGGATTACAGGTCTCTTGTGCTTTCCTTGAGAAAGGGTATGGTCAAGGATAGGGACGAGGTACTTAGAAAGCTCATTGATATCCAATATGACAGAAACGATATAAATTTTGTGAGGGGTACCTTTAGGGTAAGAGGAGATATAGTAGATATTTTCCCAGCTGCATCCTCAGATAAAGCAATCAGGGTTGAGTATTTCGGAGACGAAATCGAAAGAATCCTTGAGATAGATTCATTAACGGGCAATATCATAGGCGAGAGGCAGCATGCTTACATATACCCAGCTTCCCACTTCGCCACCACCCAAGCCAAGCTGGAGGCTGCAATCAATACAATAGAGATAGAACTGGAGCAGCGGGTAAAGGAATTGAAGGAGCAGGACAAACTGGTGGAAGCCCAGAGACTTTTGCAAAGAACCAATTATGATATTGAGATGATGAAGGAAGTAGGCTACTGCTCCGGAATAGAGAACTATTCAAGACATATCAGCGGCAGACCACCGGGAAGTGCGCCCTTCACGCTATTGGACTTTTTCCCTGAGGATTACCTTCTGGTAGTTGATGAATCACATGTTTCAATACCTCAGGTCAGAGGCATGTACTTTGGAGACAGAGCGAGGAAAGAGTCCCTTGTTGATTATGGCTTCAGACTGCCTTCTGCTTTTGATAACAGGCCATTGAATTTTGAAGAGTTTGAGCAGCGGCTTAATCAAGTGCTCTATATAAGTGCCACACCGGCTAAGTATGAGCTTGAGCGAAGCGCTCGTGTGGCGGAACAGATTATAAGGCCTACCGGACTGGTGGACCCTGAGATAGAAGTGAAGCCTGTAAAGGGACAGATAGATCATCTCATAGGGGAAGTACATGAAAGGGTTCAGAAGAACCAAAGAATTCTTGTTACTACTCTTACGAAAAAGATGGCAGAGGATTTAACCGCATATATGAAGGAATTGGATATCAGAGTACGATACCTGCATTCGGATATTCTTACCATGGAGAGAATGAAGATACTCAGAAGTCTTAGGTTGGGTGAGTTTGATGTACTTGTTGGCATAAACCTCCTAAGGGAGGGATTGGACCTTCCGGAAGTATCGCTGGTTGCTATATTGGATGCAGATAAAGAAGGATTTTTAAGGTCGGAGACCTCTCTAATCCAGACAATCGGCAGAGCAGCGAGGAATGTGGATGGAAAGGTAATGATGTATGCTGATAAAATTACCGAATCCATGAAGAAGGCTATAAGTGAAACCAACAGAAGAAGAAGAATACAGATAGATTATAATGAAGAGCATGGAATCGAGCCTCAGACCATAAGAAAGGCGATACATGATGTCATCGAAGCCACTACTGTTGCAGAAGAGTCTGCAAAGTACGGTGTGAAGGATGATATAGAACATTTGAGGAAAGAGGATATAGTAAGACTTATATCTGCTTTAGAAGAAGAGATGAAGGACTGTGCAAGAGCTATGCAGTATGAACGGGCTGCTGAGCTTAGAGACAAAATAGTTGAGCTGAGACAGAAGGTTAAGAAATAA